Proteins co-encoded in one Fibrobacter sp. UWT2 genomic window:
- a CDS encoding cadherin repeat domain-containing protein, which translates to MWFGKSIMKKLGLALALAVPAFAADLEPFHFANGGSTHESQQDYWEEMMKYKVFGEKGISFIGGNIRVTDTVGWFGTAKGNFDMSGNNVHIVGGPIMIGGNIILGDGDDAFSTGPVRVTESIVKQGNFGGTNVLKGTQCIQGTIPALYEKAVVGNLYTDDTDVTGKTGGKSGSYGDCPVKEVPQFHQDLTIPEFQYPSSYTLHDAISMNNSVGVIDVPKGSGQYDYYIKGLSFSNVSVLVVRMPKGGRLTRVLVQNNIEFGTAHPKVRIVYMDEDVAWVGNDQTGHWDAAYGYDGEQNVDVTYNGQTQTVTSSKWHVDHSTTLENKDYGGELLIYTPGKIHWGALTPVDSMQGSFIAGDSIIIEQQMTLAGQLLAKFVQINANFDGSGFRFVPYDNPKVKLPKAADDSEYLIEGIPNVVKIQLDKPSKLKIDFNYCFQFEGSKTDLTSGLASRDDIQNSDIPLYNASTGKCATSKPGSFEIGETSMSTPITLTATKDEYTPEGKGLDRLETFKIWITGLTGATLEDGSHDGFIVLTIKDVGGPQFNDDVKKYNVKENTGKNIVFDSIPIKNVKVDVADGDKFDLVIDGDDATAAQTLFNFELVKEARNDPDVYDTAYIKMSVKSALDYEALTKNSKNSFKVTFRLKNDATVTDSTTRTINVLDVNEVPTIDRIYDPKLALTAGAFDTLKIKEKSKLGDTVGFVNAVDPDVYNAVSFGHLAFSIVETGIPFTMNDSVIVVNDASKMNYETKDSVYTFTVKVDNCEMATNGSWTKNCLTTSHKVTVKIVNVPEDPVLECFTDDLDCAGPYTAIENSKIDSVIHAFHVADPDIGQLATLKASIADTKTGGKAADYFKAVISHDTLNIKVKSNIDYEKVESEYVVKITVTDADSKSVSITRTISIKDVNEKPTVDSLDRKNDGYTGTAARDKFTLYPKENLKVNDPVGIVRTTDPDVLNADFRHSTFSIVEDASNPVPFTMKGTQDSTIYVNDASKMNHEDNVVYKFTVKVQNCEKASDNSWTKNCLETTQLVTVRIQNVPEGPTIECKDTDTPEECNGPYYVKENSAATTVVHEFIVKDPDLGQIATMTPSLKDNTTGGKAADFFDAIMKDDTLKIVVKSNIDYEKDPKTFNVKVTVTDADGKTDYIDREIYIVDVNEKPAVADTTLTIKENLANGKVAGTVSASDLDKINIKAFAHLEYEILPIPGETIPFKMDSNKIVVTDASALNYEALKPDTTFTFKVRVTNCPIDSSTWNAEKPSYPRTDDCLFDEASVLLSVTDVPETTIIIPDCKGDSCTECTGPDCHDIVDSLCKGPNCTGVHTHDSVLTLAVEENVPTGYKIIDYLVADEDVGTGHKDSLYAYFKNTNASGADSLFKIYMQKVGGKWRVVVAVKDGSKLDYETVSDIHKLTIYVSDPEDPAGMGDSIRRIIEVVDVNEAPSAKDADLKPEENLPKGTVVGKLDVTEPDIKHVKEFGHLEYSIIGKDSTYAFVMDSNKVVVNDPTKMDYELAVHKYVFNVLISNCELNASSGKYDGACLYDTAKVTVDIQDVNEKPTIIVDGPVPDGDDDSDTLCVAVCDTTDRGVKSKDSILTIGIRENPDNPNGTKKIVTPTGMILFQYHVADEDTNHATGAKVTWFDAGTTIPGVSTKGSDLFTIAYDSVKHVITVRVKDEKLLDYETLRNATSRDDPDPEYTMGIVVTDPKGLADTLYRKIRVTDENEKPLFDVWPLVITENNHINDSLGHVEHPSDIDSMSRNPELFDNGFKMTGGDTALFWLDKDSTDLMRVMIRANVVLDCENGEYICGQDSMYWVYMTYGDTTLKTVYTDLKIPVKLIDLNEPPKILTDTIGVDENSPKGTVVDTIKWDDIDRFDSVMTFKIVDDPIGCFEIDSKTGVVTISDSKCPGLDFEKNPTIDLKVSITDMVNIPDSLYDEKCKCQLISAKDGPITVTKTVKVNIHDVNEPPSITDKTITVKEDTKPGTVIDTVRATDPDKDPKKRELTYTLIDGDTTTFKIDPKSGALTLIDSLDYETKNSYYVTVQVDDGEFADTAKVKINISNIEEWTNVKITEASSDKKTWEDPETIYTNHPIREICWNQDGYDTCMTDLNIAKDSVVVISWKNPAKDHAGSDTVRIYFSDAIPAVTVTGKPTLVDAENVFTLVEDMEGDTNIYINTMKDSIWVSIKDPAGKKDTSFAIEVNLDPVTVSQGTLDKVSKIADSKLMRDETGKKVTETPVNSDMIKFSYKEIVGQDTVTISYLTDKKGNPVKVPVINDKGKVDSVEVITVTYKTRVGGNNGKDVEVSYQADALTGEIFVKGPSGELMEQGASKTVFAPTEKDSSKTTSRYTTNEGMFTITTTTRDALGNDRTISYFVDKKGNAVKSPEGDMGFSVTYTYENKYGNVATESVFIVVDQVLPKVEILSPTNKEIIRSNSVQVVWTVDGVIQDTLTLQGLSKGPNPIIRIYRDKAGNEASATVYVYMKDSKDVDISVEQPVTEISREKIEEYYAINPPEKGETFAVSIRNPTTGEEVETLIGGDFKTKEGSGKEPYPGASGSKHLGPTLAMDIKVPVIDAISGLATLDDLITPDGMIALERTNSKKSHKITVEEYVEEYCEDGFKIGSDASKVNLFDIKLNAKIWVYTSLGNFVDYFSFTQELNDPSFTDDAGLLEMYFEMKPDKDGFVRADNGKQYATGAFVYKVQANIRSKARCTIPDGTYDPDHNKGDGYGETTKRKGDVVKNSDELLKSFGYRRPKNK; encoded by the coding sequence ATGTGGTTTGGAAAAAGCATAATGAAAAAACTCGGCCTTGCTCTTGCATTGGCAGTTCCCGCTTTTGCTGCGGATCTTGAACCGTTCCATTTTGCCAATGGAGGTAGTACTCATGAATCCCAGCAGGATTATTGGGAAGAAATGATGAAGTATAAGGTCTTCGGTGAAAAGGGGATCTCTTTCATTGGTGGAAATATTCGTGTTACGGATACTGTAGGTTGGTTTGGTACGGCCAAAGGTAATTTTGATATGTCTGGCAACAATGTTCACATTGTTGGCGGTCCCATCATGATTGGTGGTAACATTATCTTGGGCGATGGTGATGATGCCTTTTCAACCGGTCCGGTGCGTGTTACGGAATCAATTGTTAAACAGGGTAATTTTGGCGGTACAAACGTTCTTAAGGGAACTCAGTGTATTCAGGGGACTATACCCGCGCTTTATGAAAAAGCGGTTGTTGGTAATCTATACACAGATGATACTGATGTTACAGGTAAAACTGGTGGTAAATCGGGATCTTATGGAGATTGTCCGGTCAAAGAAGTTCCGCAGTTTCATCAGGACTTGACTATTCCGGAATTCCAGTATCCTAGCAGTTATACATTGCATGACGCAATTTCGATGAATAACTCCGTTGGTGTTATTGATGTTCCTAAAGGCTCTGGTCAATATGACTACTATATCAAAGGCCTCTCGTTTAGTAATGTTAGTGTCTTGGTTGTTAGAATGCCTAAAGGCGGACGTTTAACGCGAGTTTTGGTCCAGAACAACATTGAATTTGGTACGGCTCACCCCAAAGTTCGTATCGTTTATATGGATGAGGATGTCGCATGGGTGGGTAATGACCAAACAGGACATTGGGACGCTGCTTATGGTTATGACGGGGAGCAAAATGTAGATGTTACATATAATGGTCAAACGCAAACGGTAACTTCTTCTAAATGGCATGTAGATCATTCAACAACGCTTGAAAATAAAGATTATGGTGGTGAATTGCTGATTTATACACCGGGAAAAATCCATTGGGGTGCGTTAACTCCGGTGGACTCCATGCAGGGCTCTTTTATTGCTGGGGATAGCATTATTATTGAACAACAGATGACCTTGGCTGGTCAGCTCCTTGCAAAATTTGTTCAGATTAACGCTAACTTTGACGGTTCCGGTTTCCGCTTTGTTCCGTATGACAATCCTAAGGTGAAGTTGCCCAAGGCTGCGGATGATAGCGAATATTTGATTGAAGGTATTCCGAATGTCGTAAAAATCCAGTTGGACAAGCCTTCTAAGTTGAAGATTGACTTTAACTATTGCTTCCAGTTTGAAGGCTCTAAAACCGATTTAACCTCTGGTTTAGCTTCCCGTGATGATATCCAGAATTCGGATATTCCGTTATACAATGCAAGTACGGGAAAGTGCGCTACAAGCAAACCGGGTAGTTTTGAAATCGGTGAAACGTCAATGAGTACTCCGATAACATTGACTGCAACTAAGGATGAATACACTCCTGAGGGTAAAGGTCTTGACCGATTGGAAACATTCAAAATTTGGATCACGGGCCTGACGGGTGCAACGCTTGAAGATGGTTCTCATGATGGTTTCATTGTGTTGACGATTAAGGACGTTGGTGGTCCTCAATTTAATGATGATGTAAAGAAATACAATGTCAAAGAAAATACAGGGAAGAATATTGTCTTTGATAGCATTCCTATCAAGAATGTGAAAGTTGATGTTGCTGACGGAGACAAGTTTGATCTTGTTATTGATGGTGACGATGCAACTGCAGCTCAAACCTTGTTTAATTTTGAATTGGTAAAGGAAGCTCGCAATGATCCGGACGTTTATGATACGGCTTACATTAAGATGTCGGTTAAAAGCGCGCTTGACTATGAAGCTTTGACTAAGAATTCAAAGAATTCATTCAAGGTGACATTCCGTTTGAAGAATGACGCTACTGTTACTGATTCTACGACTCGTACAATCAATGTTCTTGATGTGAACGAAGTGCCGACAATTGATAGAATTTATGATCCTAAGTTGGCTCTCACGGCGGGTGCGTTTGATACTCTCAAAATTAAGGAAAAATCAAAGTTAGGCGATACTGTTGGTTTTGTTAATGCCGTGGATCCTGATGTTTATAATGCGGTGTCTTTCGGTCATTTGGCTTTCTCTATCGTTGAAACGGGTATCCCGTTCACGATGAATGATTCTGTGATTGTTGTCAATGACGCTTCTAAGATGAATTATGAAACTAAGGATAGCGTCTACACGTTTACCGTAAAAGTTGACAACTGTGAAATGGCAACAAATGGTTCGTGGACAAAGAATTGCTTGACGACAAGCCATAAGGTGACCGTAAAGATTGTGAACGTTCCCGAAGATCCTGTTCTAGAGTGCTTTACTGATGATCTTGATTGCGCTGGCCCGTACACTGCAATTGAAAATTCCAAGATTGATTCTGTAATCCATGCATTCCATGTGGCAGATCCTGATATTGGTCAGCTTGCCACGCTTAAGGCATCTATTGCTGATACAAAGACGGGTGGTAAGGCTGCAGATTATTTCAAGGCTGTTATTTCACACGATACTTTGAACATTAAGGTTAAGAGTAATATTGACTATGAAAAAGTTGAATCTGAATATGTCGTCAAGATTACTGTTACTGATGCCGATTCAAAATCTGTTTCGATTACTCGTACCATTAGTATTAAGGATGTGAATGAAAAGCCGACTGTAGACAGTCTTGATCGTAAGAATGACGGTTATACGGGTACGGCAGCAAGGGATAAGTTTACCTTGTATCCGAAGGAAAACCTGAAGGTAAATGATCCTGTCGGTATCGTTCGCACGACTGATCCGGATGTTTTGAATGCTGATTTCAGACATTCGACATTCTCTATTGTTGAAGATGCATCTAACCCGGTTCCGTTTACGATGAAGGGAACACAGGATTCTACCATTTATGTGAATGATGCATCGAAGATGAATCATGAAGATAATGTTGTTTACAAGTTCACGGTAAAGGTCCAAAACTGCGAAAAGGCTTCTGATAACTCGTGGACCAAGAACTGCTTGGAAACAACGCAGTTGGTTACGGTAAGAATCCAGAACGTGCCGGAAGGACCTACCATTGAATGTAAGGATACCGATACTCCTGAAGAATGTAATGGCCCGTACTATGTCAAGGAAAACTCTGCCGCGACAACCGTCGTTCACGAATTTATCGTGAAGGATCCGGATCTGGGTCAGATTGCTACTATGACGCCGTCTCTTAAGGACAATACGACTGGTGGCAAGGCTGCCGACTTCTTCGATGCTATCATGAAGGATGATACCTTGAAGATTGTTGTCAAGAGCAATATTGACTATGAAAAGGATCCGAAGACATTCAACGTAAAGGTTACGGTTACGGATGCCGATGGTAAGACCGATTACATTGACCGCGAAATTTACATTGTCGACGTGAACGAAAAGCCGGCGGTTGCAGATACAACTCTTACCATTAAAGAAAATCTTGCCAATGGCAAGGTTGCCGGTACTGTTTCCGCTTCTGACCTCGATAAGATCAATATCAAGGCTTTTGCCCATCTCGAATACGAAATTCTTCCGATTCCGGGTGAAACTATTCCGTTCAAGATGGATTCTAACAAAATTGTGGTGACGGATGCAAGTGCCCTTAACTACGAAGCCCTGAAACCGGATACGACCTTTACCTTTAAAGTTCGTGTCACAAACTGCCCGATTGATTCTTCGACGTGGAATGCCGAAAAACCCTCGTATCCGAGAACGGATGATTGCTTGTTTGATGAAGCTAGCGTATTGCTTTCTGTGACCGATGTTCCCGAAACGACAATCATTATTCCTGATTGTAAGGGTGATAGTTGCACGGAATGCACTGGCCCGGATTGCCACGACATTGTGGATTCGCTCTGCAAGGGCCCGAATTGCACCGGTGTCCATACCCATGACTCTGTCTTGACTCTTGCGGTAGAGGAAAATGTTCCGACCGGTTACAAGATTATCGACTACTTAGTTGCTGACGAAGACGTCGGAACTGGCCATAAGGATTCTCTGTACGCATACTTCAAGAATACGAATGCCTCTGGCGCTGACAGCCTGTTCAAGATTTATATGCAGAAGGTCGGTGGCAAGTGGAGAGTCGTGGTTGCCGTAAAGGATGGCAGCAAGCTTGACTACGAAACTGTCAGCGACATTCACAAGCTCACGATTTACGTTAGCGATCCTGAAGATCCTGCCGGTATGGGTGACTCTATCCGTCGCATTATCGAAGTTGTCGACGTGAACGAAGCTCCGAGCGCAAAGGATGCCGACCTGAAACCCGAAGAAAATCTGCCGAAGGGTACTGTCGTTGGTAAGCTTGATGTTACTGAACCGGATATTAAGCATGTCAAGGAATTTGGCCACTTGGAATACTCCATTATCGGTAAGGACAGCACCTATGCCTTCGTGATGGACTCCAACAAGGTTGTGGTGAATGATCCGACCAAGATGGATTACGAACTTGCCGTGCATAAGTACGTGTTCAATGTCTTGATTTCGAACTGCGAACTGAACGCATCTTCTGGCAAGTATGATGGTGCATGCCTCTATGACACTGCTAAGGTGACTGTCGACATCCAGGATGTCAACGAAAAGCCGACGATCATTGTCGATGGTCCTGTTCCGGATGGTGACGACGATTCCGATACGCTTTGCGTTGCCGTCTGCGATACTACAGACCGTGGCGTCAAGAGCAAGGATTCTATCCTTACCATTGGTATCAGGGAAAATCCGGATAATCCGAATGGTACTAAGAAGATCGTTACTCCGACGGGTATGATCTTGTTCCAGTATCATGTTGCTGACGAAGATACCAACCATGCTACTGGTGCTAAGGTAACTTGGTTCGATGCTGGTACGACAATTCCGGGCGTGAGCACGAAGGGCTCCGACCTCTTTACGATTGCTTACGATTCTGTAAAGCATGTGATTACGGTGCGCGTCAAGGACGAAAAGCTGCTTGACTACGAAACACTTAGAAATGCAACTTCTCGTGATGATCCGGATCCGGAATACACGATGGGCATTGTCGTGACAGACCCGAAGGGCTTGGCCGATACTCTCTATCGTAAGATTCGCGTGACGGATGAAAACGAAAAGCCGCTCTTCGATGTCTGGCCGCTCGTGATTACCGAAAACAACCATATTAACGATTCCCTTGGCCACGTGGAACACCCGAGCGATATCGACTCGATGTCTAGGAATCCGGAATTGTTCGATAACGGCTTCAAGATGACGGGTGGTGATACCGCTTTGTTCTGGCTCGACAAGGACTCTACGGACTTGATGCGAGTCATGATTCGCGCGAATGTCGTGCTTGACTGCGAAAATGGTGAGTATATCTGCGGCCAGGATTCCATGTACTGGGTGTACATGACGTATGGCGATACGACCCTCAAGACTGTCTATACAGACTTGAAGATTCCTGTCAAGCTGATTGACTTGAACGAACCGCCTAAGATTCTGACCGATACCATCGGTGTTGATGAAAACTCGCCGAAGGGTACCGTTGTCGATACGATCAAGTGGGATGACATTGACCGCTTCGATTCTGTGATGACCTTCAAGATTGTTGACGATCCGATTGGCTGCTTCGAAATCGATTCGAAGACGGGTGTCGTGACTATCAGCGATAGCAAGTGCCCGGGTCTTGACTTCGAAAAGAATCCGACGATCGACCTCAAGGTATCTATCACTGACATGGTGAATATTCCGGATAGCTTGTACGACGAAAAGTGTAAGTGCCAGTTGATCTCGGCTAAGGATGGACCGATTACGGTCACGAAGACTGTCAAGGTCAACATTCACGACGTGAACGAACCGCCTTCCATTACGGATAAGACGATCACGGTGAAGGAAGACACCAAGCCGGGTACGGTTATCGATACCGTGCGTGCAACCGATCCGGATAAGGATCCGAAGAAGCGCGAACTGACTTATACGCTGATCGACGGTGATACGACCACCTTCAAGATTGACCCGAAGTCGGGTGCCTTGACCTTGATCGATTCCCTCGACTACGAAACCAAGAACAGCTACTACGTGACTGTCCAGGTGGATGACGGTGAATTCGCCGATACCGCCAAGGTCAAGATCAATATCAGTAACATCGAAGAATGGACCAACGTCAAGATTACGGAAGCAAGTTCCGATAAGAAGACTTGGGAAGATCCTGAAACGATTTACACCAACCATCCGATCCGCGAAATCTGCTGGAACCAAGATGGTTACGATACTTGCATGACTGATCTGAACATTGCGAAGGATTCTGTTGTGGTCATTTCTTGGAAGAACCCGGCCAAGGACCATGCGGGTAGCGATACGGTAAGAATCTACTTCAGCGACGCTATTCCGGCTGTGACCGTGACTGGCAAGCCCACGCTGGTTGATGCAGAAAACGTGTTTACTCTTGTGGAAGACATGGAAGGCGACACCAACATCTACATCAATACGATGAAGGATTCTATCTGGGTGTCCATTAAGGATCCTGCCGGTAAGAAGGATACTTCCTTTGCTATCGAAGTGAACCTTGATCCGGTTACCGTTTCTCAGGGTACACTCGATAAGGTTAGCAAGATTGCCGATTCCAAGCTGATGCGCGATGAAACCGGCAAGAAGGTGACCGAAACTCCGGTGAACTCCGACATGATCAAGTTCTCTTACAAGGAAATCGTTGGCCAGGACACCGTGACGATTTCTTACCTGACCGACAAGAAGGGTAACCCCGTCAAGGTGCCGGTGATCAACGACAAGGGCAAGGTTGACTCTGTCGAAGTGATTACCGTGACCTACAAGACCAGGGTCGGCGGCAACAATGGTAAGGACGTCGAAGTTTCTTACCAGGCTGACGCTTTGACTGGTGAAATCTTCGTGAAGGGTCCGTCTGGCGAACTAATGGAACAGGGTGCTTCCAAGACCGTGTTTGCTCCTACCGAAAAGGATTCTTCCAAGACTACCAGCCGTTACACGACCAACGAAGGTATGTTTACGATTACCACGACGACCAGGGATGCCCTTGGCAACGACAGGACGATTTCGTACTTCGTCGACAAGAAGGGCAACGCGGTCAAGAGCCCCGAAGGCGATATGGGCTTCTCTGTGACCTACACCTACGAAAACAAGTATGGCAACGTCGCAACGGAATCCGTATTCATCGTGGTTGACCAGGTGCTTCCGAAGGTGGAAATCCTTTCGCCGACCAACAAGGAAATTATCCGCTCGAACTCTGTGCAGGTTGTCTGGACTGTTGACGGTGTCATTCAGGATACCTTGACGCTCCAGGGTCTCTCTAAGGGTCCGAACCCGATTATCCGTATCTACCGCGACAAGGCCGGTAACGAAGCCTCTGCTACGGTGTATGTGTACATGAAGGACAGCAAGGATGTTGACATTTCTGTTGAACAGCCGGTGACCGAGATCTCGAGAGAAAAGATCGAAGAATACTATGCTATCAACCCGCCTGAAAAGGGTGAAACCTTTGCTGTGAGCATCAGGAACCCGACTACGGGCGAAGAAGTGGAAACCTTGATTGGTGGCGACTTCAAGACCAAGGAAGGTAGCGGTAAGGAACCGTATCCGGGTGCATCCGGATCCAAGCACTTGGGCCCGACCCTCGCTATGGATATCAAGGTGCCGGTGATCGACGCTATTTCTGGCCTCGCAACGCTCGACGACTTGATTACTCCGGATGGAATGATCGCTCTCGAACGTACGAACTCCAAGAAGAGCCACAAGATCACTGTTGAAGAATACGTTGAAGAATACTGCGAAGACGGCTTCAAGATCGGTAGCGATGCAAGCAAGGTGAACCTGTTTGACATCAAGCTGAACGCCAAGATCTGGGTCTACACCTCGCTGGGCAACTTCGTGGATTACTTCAGCTTCACTCAGGAACTGAATGACCCGAGCTTCACGGATGACGCCGGTCTCCTTGAAATGTACTTCGAAATGAAACCGGATAAGGACGGCTTTGTAAGGGCTGACAATGGCAAGCAGTATGCTACCGGCGCCTTCGTCTACAAGGTTCAGGCCAATATCCGTTCCAAGGCTCGTTGTACGATTCCGGACGGCACCTACGATCCGGATCACAACAAGGGTGATGGCTACGGCGAAACCACCAAGCGCAAGGGTGACGTTGTCAAGAACAGCGACGAACTCTTGAAGTCCTTCGGTTACCGTCGTCCGAAAAACAAGTAA
- a CDS encoding translation initiation factor (involved in start site selection during the initiation of translation) produces MSIEERSTLVYSTALGGRVKQEKPKAERPQGDGVVRILLKRLGGGKMASVVTGVPLDEPELKELGRELKQKCGVGGSVKDFAIEIQGDKRNLLKTELEKRGYTVKLAGG; encoded by the coding sequence ATGAGTATTGAAGAACGTTCTACACTGGTATATTCGACGGCTCTTGGTGGTCGTGTCAAGCAAGAAAAACCTAAGGCGGAGCGCCCCCAGGGTGACGGCGTGGTCCGTATTCTTTTAAAGCGTTTGGGTGGCGGTAAAATGGCGAGCGTGGTGACCGGAGTGCCTTTGGATGAACCCGAACTCAAGGAACTTGGCCGTGAACTCAAGCAAAAGTGCGGGGTAGGCGGCTCTGTCAAGGATTTTGCCATCGAAATCCAGGGTGACAAGCGCAATCTGCTTAAAACGGAGCTGGAAAAGCGTGGGTACACGGTAAAGCTTGCTGGTGGCTAG